A genome region from Pseudomonas anguilliseptica includes the following:
- a CDS encoding PepSY-associated TM helix domain-containing protein: MRSLLVYFHRYVGLATALFLALAGITGSILAFHHELDEWLNPGFYNTHGSGKPMLPGDLVDRLQTAHPQLQVWYMEYPDEAEHPALMAMVPRTDPTTQKPYANARAVVYYVDASNGQTLGQRYWGDCCFSRENFVPFILEFHYNLTLPGNWGILLMGLVAIFWSLDCLIALLLTLPRKLPFWSKWSIAWKIKPKRLNYDVHRAGGLWLWLLLTPVAVSSIAMNLPAEVFKPVVSIFSPVPLSVHEARGRMPAEQLGTTHLDYHQLYQRALEEGARLGLNEPVGELYYSFEYNFFGAGFGAHGSDEGNAWLYFHGSDGHFLGQDIPGQGSLDERFYQLQLPIHGGRILGLPGRILIAVLGLAIAVLSVTGVVIWWRKLLARRRTA, translated from the coding sequence ATGCGTTCATTGCTGGTTTATTTTCATCGCTACGTCGGCCTGGCGACTGCATTGTTTCTTGCTTTGGCCGGCATAACCGGAAGCATTTTGGCTTTTCATCACGAGCTTGATGAGTGGCTGAATCCGGGTTTCTACAACACTCATGGCAGCGGCAAACCGATGTTGCCCGGAGACCTGGTTGACCGCCTGCAAACAGCACACCCGCAGTTGCAGGTTTGGTACATGGAGTACCCGGATGAGGCTGAGCACCCCGCCTTAATGGCCATGGTGCCGCGAACTGACCCCACCACTCAGAAACCCTATGCGAATGCGCGTGCGGTGGTTTATTACGTTGATGCGAGTAATGGTCAAACCCTCGGTCAGCGGTATTGGGGCGACTGCTGTTTTTCCCGAGAGAACTTCGTGCCGTTCATTCTCGAGTTCCACTACAACCTGACATTACCGGGTAACTGGGGAATTTTGTTGATGGGGTTGGTTGCGATTTTTTGGAGCTTGGATTGTTTGATCGCGCTGCTATTAACCCTGCCAAGAAAACTGCCGTTTTGGTCCAAGTGGTCAATCGCGTGGAAAATCAAACCCAAGCGCTTAAATTACGATGTGCACCGTGCCGGCGGACTGTGGCTTTGGTTATTGCTGACGCCGGTCGCGGTCAGCAGTATTGCCATGAACCTGCCCGCAGAAGTCTTTAAACCAGTGGTATCAATTTTTTCACCAGTGCCTCTGAGCGTGCACGAGGCCCGCGGGCGCATGCCAGCGGAGCAGCTCGGCACAACCCATCTGGATTACCACCAGCTTTATCAGCGAGCGCTTGAGGAAGGGGCGCGATTAGGCTTAAACGAACCCGTGGGCGAGTTGTATTACAGCTTTGAGTACAACTTTTTTGGGGCGGGCTTTGGCGCCCACGGCAGTGATGAAGGCAATGCATGGCTGTATTTTCATGGCAGCGATGGTCACTTCCTGGGCCAGGATATTCCGGGGCAAGGCAGCTTGGACGAGCGTTTTTACCAACTGCAGTTACCTATTCACGGCGGGCGAATTTTAGGCTTGCCTGGACGCATATTGATTGCCGTACTCGGACTGGCCATTGCCGTCTTGAGTGTTACCGGCGTGGTGATCTGGTGGCGTAAGTTGCTTGCGCGGCGCCGCACTGCTTAG
- a CDS encoding SDR family oxidoreductase yields MSDDIRFQDQVVIVTGAGGGLGRAHALLFAKHGAKVVVNDLGGSTHGEGANASAADKVVEEIRAAGGTAVANHDSVTDGEKIVQCALDTFGRIDVVVNNAGILRDKTFHKMEDADWDLVYKVHVEGAYKVTRAAWPHMREQGYGRVIFTASTSGIYGNFGQSNYGMAKLGLYGLTRTLALEGRKNNILVNAIAPTGGTRMTEGLIPPQVFEQLKPELVSPLVVYLASNACEETSGLFEVGGGWMGKVRWERSLGAGFDPRVGYSPEDVAANFAQICDFEGAAHPKDNIEAMKEMMANLQKFAL; encoded by the coding sequence ATGAGCGACGACATCCGTTTTCAAGATCAGGTTGTAATCGTCACCGGGGCTGGCGGCGGCCTGGGCCGCGCCCATGCGCTGCTGTTCGCAAAGCACGGCGCCAAGGTGGTGGTCAACGATCTGGGCGGCAGCACCCACGGTGAAGGTGCCAACGCCTCGGCGGCGGACAAGGTGGTCGAGGAAATCCGTGCAGCGGGTGGCACGGCCGTGGCTAACCACGACTCGGTGACCGACGGCGAGAAGATCGTGCAGTGCGCCCTGGACACCTTCGGTCGCATCGATGTGGTGGTGAATAACGCCGGCATCCTGCGCGACAAGACCTTCCACAAGATGGAAGACGCCGACTGGGACCTGGTTTACAAAGTCCACGTCGAGGGCGCCTACAAGGTCACCCGCGCCGCCTGGCCGCATATGCGTGAGCAGGGCTATGGTCGGGTTATCTTCACTGCGTCCACCTCGGGCATCTACGGCAACTTCGGCCAGTCCAACTACGGCATGGCCAAGCTCGGCCTGTACGGCCTGACCCGTACCCTGGCTCTCGAAGGACGCAAGAACAACATCCTGGTCAACGCCATTGCCCCTACCGGCGGCACGCGTATGACCGAAGGCCTGATCCCGCCGCAGGTGTTCGAGCAGCTCAAGCCTGAGCTGGTCAGCCCGTTGGTGGTGTACCTGGCGAGCAATGCCTGCGAAGAAACCTCCGGCCTGTTCGAAGTCGGCGGTGGCTGGATGGGCAAGGTCCGTTGGGAGCGCAGCTTGGGTGCCGGCTTCGATCCGCGGGTTGGCTACAGCCCGGAAGACGTGGCTGCCAATTTCGCGCAGATCTGCGACTTCGAGGGCGCGGCCCATCCGAAGGACAATATCGAAGCGATGAAAGAGATGATGGCCAACCTGCAGAAGTTCGCCCTCTGA
- a CDS encoding DUF1569 domain-containing protein → MQRRTVLKGAALGGVVALGAGFWALPSGEAPAALSLEGAQQVLAGLVDQPLLSLKGWSPAEVFNHCAQSIEYSISGYPELKPAWFRSRVGPLAFSVFAASGAMRHPLDEAIPGAAALNTPATQAQALQRLQQAFADFAAYQGELQPHFAYGALSYADYAQAHVLHLYNHLSLIHPA, encoded by the coding sequence ATGCAACGACGCACAGTCCTGAAAGGTGCCGCCCTCGGTGGTGTGGTGGCTCTGGGTGCCGGTTTCTGGGCATTGCCCAGCGGCGAGGCTCCCGCTGCCTTGAGCCTGGAGGGCGCGCAGCAGGTGCTGGCCGGCTTGGTCGATCAACCGCTGTTGAGCCTTAAAGGCTGGAGCCCGGCCGAAGTGTTCAACCATTGCGCGCAGAGCATCGAGTACTCCATCAGTGGGTATCCCGAGCTCAAGCCCGCCTGGTTTCGCAGCAGAGTCGGCCCGCTGGCGTTCAGCGTCTTTGCCGCGAGCGGGGCCATGCGCCATCCGCTGGATGAAGCCATTCCCGGTGCGGCTGCGCTGAATACACCCGCGACCCAGGCTCAGGCGCTGCAGCGTTTGCAGCAGGCGTTTGCCGACTTCGCCGCGTATCAGGGCGAGTTGCAGCCGCATTTTGCCTATGGCGCGCTTAGCTATGCCGATTACGCCCAGGCTCATGTGTTGCATCTGTATAACCACTTGAGCCTGATCCACCCGGCCTAA
- a CDS encoding alpha/beta fold hydrolase, which translates to MTALPGVALADWRSAGQTFSFNGHAIRYWTAGQGEPLLLIHGFPTASWDWHYLWAALAERYQVIACDMLGFGDSAKPRGHAYSLLEQADLQQALLAHLGVDKPLHVLAHDYGDSVAQELLARHQDGRVQLASCVFLNGGLFPETHHPVLVQKLLLSPIGPLVGRLFSRQKLAQSFAKVFGPHTQPSAGELDDFWSLIAANNGPAVMHRLIRYMPERRVNRDRWVAAMQATAVPMRVIDGAVDPISGAHMVARYRELIAKPDTVLLEGIGHYPQTEAPDQVLTHYLQFRQRLEAKRCNDAQS; encoded by the coding sequence ATGACGGCGCTGCCAGGGGTTGCCCTGGCGGATTGGCGCAGCGCGGGGCAGACCTTCAGCTTTAACGGCCATGCCATCCGCTACTGGACGGCCGGGCAGGGCGAGCCGCTGTTGCTGATTCATGGTTTTCCCACCGCCAGTTGGGATTGGCACTACCTGTGGGCCGCGCTGGCGGAGCGCTATCAGGTGATAGCCTGTGACATGCTCGGCTTTGGCGACTCGGCCAAACCGCGTGGGCATGCCTACAGCCTGCTGGAGCAGGCCGATCTGCAACAGGCGCTGCTGGCGCACCTGGGCGTGGATAAACCGCTGCATGTACTGGCCCATGACTATGGCGACAGCGTGGCGCAAGAGCTGCTGGCGCGGCATCAGGACGGACGCGTGCAGCTCGCCAGTTGCGTGTTTCTCAATGGCGGGCTGTTTCCGGAAACGCACCATCCGGTATTGGTGCAGAAGCTGCTGCTCAGCCCCATCGGCCCGCTGGTTGGCCGGTTGTTCAGCCGGCAGAAGCTGGCGCAGAGTTTTGCCAAGGTGTTTGGCCCGCACACTCAACCGAGCGCCGGTGAGCTGGATGACTTCTGGAGCCTGATTGCCGCGAATAACGGTCCGGCGGTGATGCATCGCTTGATCCGCTATATGCCCGAGCGCCGGGTCAACCGTGACCGTTGGGTGGCGGCGATGCAGGCTACGGCGGTGCCGATGCGAGTGATCGACGGTGCAGTCGACCCAATTTCCGGGGCGCATATGGTGGCGCGTTACCGTGAGCTGATTGCCAAGCCAGACACTGTGCTGCTGGAGGGCATTGGCCATTATCCGCAGACCGAGGCACCGGATCAGGTGCTGACGCATTACCTGCAATTTCGTCAACGGCTGGAGGCCAAACGATGCAACGACGCACAGTCCTGA
- a CDS encoding class II aldolase/adducin family protein, which yields MTVAHALPVVSLKDQVSAAEWQTRVDLAACYRLIALYGWDDLIFTHISAKIPGTEDFLINPYGLMFHEITASSLVKIDLSGKKLMDSPFDINPAGYTIHSAVHEVRHDVGCVLHIHTPAGIAVSAQKQGLLPLSQQSLFVLASLAYHGYEGVALNHDEKSRLQADLGDKNFMILPNHGLLTAFGSIADAFLGMFTLQRACEIQVMAQSGGAELIHIPQQILDGARAMIAGVMKSPQGMGGALPWPALLRKLDQQMPGYAA from the coding sequence ATGACCGTTGCCCACGCACTGCCTGTTGTCAGCCTCAAGGATCAGGTTTCCGCTGCCGAATGGCAGACGCGGGTGGACCTGGCCGCCTGCTACCGACTGATTGCCCTGTATGGCTGGGATGATCTGATCTTCACCCATATCTCGGCGAAGATTCCCGGCACTGAAGATTTCCTGATCAACCCCTATGGCCTGATGTTCCATGAGATCACCGCCTCCAGCCTGGTGAAGATCGACCTCTCCGGTAAAAAGCTGATGGACAGCCCGTTCGATATCAACCCGGCCGGCTACACCATCCACAGTGCCGTGCACGAAGTGCGTCACGACGTTGGTTGCGTGTTGCATATCCACACCCCAGCGGGGATCGCTGTATCGGCGCAGAAGCAGGGTTTGTTGCCGCTGTCGCAGCAGTCGCTGTTCGTTCTCGCCAGCCTGGCCTACCACGGCTATGAAGGCGTGGCGCTGAACCATGACGAGAAGTCGCGCCTGCAGGCGGATCTGGGCGACAAGAATTTCATGATCCTGCCTAACCACGGCCTGCTCACCGCCTTCGGCAGCATCGCCGATGCCTTCCTCGGCATGTTCACCCTGCAGCGCGCCTGCGAGATTCAGGTGATGGCGCAGAGCGGCGGGGCAGAGCTGATCCATATCCCGCAACAGATTCTTGATGGCGCCCGGGCGATGATCGCCGGCGTGATGAAAAGCCCGCAGGGCATGGGCGGCGCACTGCCGTGGCCGGCACTGCTGCGCAAACTGGATCAACAGATGCCAGGTTACGCAGCATGA
- a CDS encoding cupin domain-containing protein, giving the protein MHPRAQELITALQLQTHPEGGYYRRLYESSAQLDGGRLCGTAIIFLLPAGAVSRWHRVDADELWHFYEGAPLELLIAEQPDAVRCARLGPVAIGQLPQRLAPAHAWQAARSTGAFTLVGCTVTPGFDFAGFPLLSDELEAQRDWPLLAQLHPELV; this is encoded by the coding sequence ATGCACCCGCGCGCGCAGGAGCTGATCACGGCGCTGCAACTGCAGACGCATCCGGAAGGTGGTTATTACCGTCGTCTGTATGAGTCGTCAGCGCAGCTGGACGGCGGCCGCCTGTGCGGTACGGCGATTATCTTTCTGCTCCCAGCTGGCGCGGTCAGCCGCTGGCACCGGGTGGATGCCGACGAGCTTTGGCACTTCTATGAGGGCGCGCCGCTGGAGCTGCTGATCGCCGAGCAGCCCGATGCGGTGCGTTGCGCGCGCCTGGGGCCGGTGGCGATTGGGCAGCTACCGCAGCGCCTGGCGCCGGCGCATGCCTGGCAGGCGGCACGCAGCACCGGGGCGTTTACCCTGGTGGGTTGCACGGTTACGCCGGGTTTCGACTTTGCCGGCTTCCCGCTGCTCAGTGATGAACTTGAGGCCCAGCGCGACTGGCCCCTGCTGGCGCAGCTGCATCCCGAGCTGGTTTGA
- a CDS encoding flavodoxin: MKIAILSGSVYGTAEEVARHAERLLKAAGHEAWHNPRASLADIQAFAPEAFLAVTSTTGMGELPDNLQPLYYAIRDHLPAWNGLPGGVIALGDSSYGDTFCGGGELVRELYAELGIREVQPMLRLDSSESVTPETDAEPWLADFIVALQG; encoded by the coding sequence ATGAAAATCGCCATTCTTTCCGGCTCGGTGTACGGCACCGCCGAGGAAGTTGCCCGCCACGCCGAGCGTCTGCTCAAGGCCGCCGGCCATGAGGCCTGGCACAACCCGCGCGCCAGCCTGGCAGATATTCAGGCCTTTGCGCCCGAAGCCTTTCTGGCGGTGACCTCGACCACCGGCATGGGCGAATTGCCGGATAACCTGCAGCCACTGTACTACGCCATCCGTGATCATCTGCCGGCCTGGAACGGCTTGCCGGGTGGGGTGATTGCCCTCGGCGACTCCAGCTACGGCGATACCTTCTGCGGCGGCGGCGAGCTGGTGCGCGAGCTGTATGCCGAGCTGGGCATTCGTGAAGTGCAGCCGATGCTGCGCCTGGACAGCAGCGAAAGCGTGACCCCGGAAACCGACGCCGAGCCCTGGCTGGCGGACTTTATCGTGGCGTTGCAAGGCTGA
- a CDS encoding PAS domain-containing protein, producing the protein MINAKLLQLVINASNDGIVVAEQEGDDNILIYANPAFEKLTGYTSEDILYQDCRFLQADDRDQPGLAAIREAVKNHRPCRQIIRNYRKDGSPFWNELSITPVVNDADQLTYYIGIQKNVTEQVEAQERVKQLEAELATLKAELARLQATTGSN; encoded by the coding sequence ATGATCAACGCCAAACTGCTGCAACTGGTGATCAACGCCTCCAACGACGGCATCGTGGTGGCCGAACAGGAAGGCGACGACAACATCCTGATCTATGCCAATCCCGCCTTCGAAAAGCTCACCGGCTACACCAGTGAAGACATCCTCTATCAGGATTGCCGCTTCCTCCAGGCCGACGACCGCGACCAGCCGGGCCTGGCCGCCATCCGCGAAGCGGTGAAGAACCATCGCCCGTGCCGGCAGATCATCCGCAACTACCGCAAGGACGGCAGCCCGTTCTGGAACGAGCTGTCGATCACCCCGGTGGTCAATGACGCCGACCAGCTGACCTACTACATCGGCATCCAGAAGAACGTCACCGAGCAAGTCGAAGCGCAGGAGCGGGTCAAGCAACTGGAAGCCGAACTGGCCACCCTCAAGGCTGAACTCGCACGCTTGCAGGCGACGACCGGCAGTAACTAA
- a CDS encoding IS5 family transposase has protein sequence MKQMTFADAEYAGKRKQTRKELFLIEMDRVVPWKGLIALIEPHYPKGEGGRPSYPLMAMLRVHLMQNWFGYSDPAMEEALYETTILRQFAGLTLERIPDETTILNFRRLLEKHELAAGILAVINGYLGDRGLSLRQGTIVDATLINAPSSTKNKNGKRDPEMHSTKKGNQYYFGMKAHIGVDDESGLVHSVVGTAANVADVTQVDKLLHGEENMVGADAGYTGVEKRPEHEGRQVIWQVAARRSTYKKLGKRSALYKAKRKIEKAKAQVRAKVEHPFRVIKRQFGYVKTRFRGLVKNTAQLVTLFALSNLWMARRHLLTNAGEVRP, from the coding sequence ATGAAGCAGATGACCTTCGCCGACGCCGAGTATGCCGGCAAGCGCAAGCAGACCCGCAAAGAATTGTTCCTGATCGAGATGGATCGGGTAGTGCCATGGAAAGGGTTGATCGCTTTGATCGAGCCGCATTATCCAAAGGGTGAAGGCGGCCGACCGTCCTATCCGCTGATGGCGATGCTGCGAGTGCATCTGATGCAAAACTGGTTCGGTTACAGCGATCCGGCGATGGAAGAGGCGCTGTACGAGACCACCATCCTACGCCAGTTTGCCGGGCTGACTCTGGAGCGCATTCCTGACGAAACCACCATCCTCAACTTCCGCCGCTTGCTGGAAAAACACGAACTGGCTGCCGGCATCCTGGCCGTGATCAATGGCTACCTGGGTGACCGTGGTTTGTCGCTGCGCCAAGGCACCATCGTCGATGCCACGCTGATCAACGCGCCGAGTTCAACCAAGAACAAGAACGGTAAGCGTGACCCTGAGATGCACTCAACCAAGAAAGGCAATCAGTATTACTTCGGCATGAAGGCGCACATCGGGGTGGATGACGAGTCTGGCTTGGTGCACAGCGTGGTGGGTACTGCCGCCAACGTGGCGGATGTCACCCAGGTCGATAAGCTGCTGCACGGCGAGGAAAACATGGTGGGGGCCGATGCCGGATATACCGGTGTCGAGAAGCGCCCCGAGCATGAGGGCCGTCAAGTGATCTGGCAGGTTGCAGCACGGCGTAGCACTTACAAGAAACTCGGTAAGCGCAGCGCGCTGTACAAAGCCAAGCGCAAAATCGAGAAGGCCAAGGCCCAAGTGCGAGCCAAGGTCGAGCATCCGTTTCGGGTGATCAAGCGTCAGTTCGGTTATGTGAAGACGCGCTTCCGTGGCCTGGTCAAAAACACGGCGCAACTGGTGACTTTATTCGCGCTGTCAAATCTGTGGATGGCGCGCCGACATTTACTGACGAATGCAGGAGAGGTGCGCCCGTAA